The Thermovenabulum gondwanense genome contains a region encoding:
- a CDS encoding glycosyltransferase, which yields MGKIGIVVVTYNRKELLVKFLESINKQSYKPNLVIIVDNNSTDGTKDLLIEKGFLKNYKENGYKYYDELIETNNDVEYEFFKVKYIKLKCNLGGSYGFYLGIKIAICEGIDYIWVFDDDCELEKNALNEIVKYIKSNDNKKYIYSSIAVDKKNNNLICWPTISKNRKKVITTVEEWFEEFGEYPYSIFIGGCFPKEAILECGLPVNDYFIYCDDTEYYLRMNKKGWKFIGVKESIVFHPIGKLKYKKLLNKYIIIPEAPPWKFYYSIRNSILNRKIYWKYSFLSIIIFIMKNIFFRPNNNKAYWKALLFGIRDGLFNIKGKQHQNYSL from the coding sequence ATGGGGAAAATAGGAATTGTAGTTGTAACTTATAATAGAAAAGAATTATTAGTAAAATTTTTAGAATCAATTAATAAGCAATCATATAAACCAAATTTGGTTATTATAGTGGATAATAATTCAACTGATGGGACTAAAGATCTTTTAATAGAAAAGGGGTTCTTAAAAAATTATAAAGAAAATGGTTATAAATACTATGATGAATTAATAGAAACAAATAATGATGTTGAATATGAATTTTTTAAAGTAAAATATATTAAATTAAAATGTAACCTTGGGGGTTCATATGGATTTTATTTGGGAATAAAAATAGCTATTTGCGAAGGTATTGATTATATATGGGTATTTGATGATGATTGTGAATTAGAAAAAAATGCATTAAATGAAATCGTTAAATATATTAAAAGTAATGATAATAAAAAATATATTTATAGTAGTATTGCTGTAGATAAAAAGAACAATAATTTAATATGTTGGCCTACTATTTCAAAAAACAGAAAAAAAGTAATAACAACTGTTGAAGAGTGGTTTGAAGAATTTGGGGAATATCCTTATTCAATATTTATTGGAGGTTGTTTCCCTAAAGAAGCCATTTTAGAATGTGGTCTACCAGTTAATGATTATTTTATATATTGCGATGATACTGAATATTACTTAAGAATGAATAAAAAAGGATGGAAATTTATTGGTGTAAAAGAAAGTATAGTCTTTCATCCTATTGGGAAGTTAAAATATAAAAAATTATTAAATAAATATATTATTATCCCCGAAGCTCCTCCTTGGAAGTTTTATTATTCTATAAGGAATAGTATATTGAATAGAAAAATTTACTGGAAATATAGTTTTTTATCTATAATTATTTTTATAATGAAAAATATCTTTTTCAGGCCAAATAATAATAAGGCTTATTGGAAAGCTTTGTTATTTGGTATAAGGGATGGACTATTTAATATAAAAGGTAAACAACATCAAAATTATTCATTATAA
- a CDS encoding glycosyltransferase family 4 protein has protein sequence MNKILFIATVENHIVSFHIPFIKYFQKKGYEVHVATKLGQRHEELKGAGVILHNVNFERSPYSLSNIKALTQLKTIMRKNKFSLVHVHTPVGAFLGRLAAKITNTKPVLYTAHGFHFYKGAPFKNWMIYYNMEKIAAYWTDGIITMNDEDYEIAQKLHIKNKENVFKVHGVGVELDKYYKDETVRFETRKKLGLNKDDICILTVAELIKNKNHKQLIDAMKIINKNNVFVFFAGNGEYEKVLKKYASENNLDYKIKFLGYRKDIPELLSASDIFCLMSYREGLPRCIMEAMAAGKPVVATNVRGNRDLVKNGINGFLVPVNDVNSTAEAINKLISDENLRKKMGVEGRKIIQDYSIENVLKEMDKIYTKFID, from the coding sequence ATGAATAAAATCTTATTCATAGCTACCGTAGAAAATCATATAGTGAGTTTTCATATCCCCTTTATTAAATATTTTCAGAAAAAGGGTTATGAGGTTCATGTGGCTACTAAATTAGGGCAGAGGCACGAAGAATTAAAAGGAGCAGGGGTTATATTACATAATGTGAATTTTGAGCGTTCGCCTTATTCTCTAAGCAATATAAAGGCTCTTACTCAATTAAAAACGATAATGAGAAAAAATAAATTTTCTTTGGTGCATGTACATACTCCTGTAGGTGCATTTTTGGGAAGACTGGCAGCTAAAATTACGAATACTAAGCCTGTTCTTTATACGGCTCATGGTTTTCATTTTTATAAAGGTGCTCCTTTTAAAAATTGGATGATTTATTATAACATGGAGAAAATAGCAGCCTATTGGACGGATGGAATTATTACAATGAATGATGAAGATTATGAAATTGCTCAAAAATTACATATAAAAAATAAAGAAAATGTTTTTAAAGTTCATGGTGTAGGGGTAGAACTGGACAAATATTATAAAGATGAAACGGTAAGATTTGAAACAAGGAAAAAGCTTGGATTGAATAAAGATGACATTTGCATTTTAACCGTGGCAGAATTAATAAAAAATAAAAATCATAAACAATTAATTGATGCGATGAAAATAATAAATAAAAATAATGTTTTTGTTTTTTTTGCTGGAAATGGGGAGTATGAAAAAGTATTAAAAAAATATGCGAGTGAAAATAACTTAGATTATAAAATTAAATTTTTAGGATATAGAAAGGATATTCCGGAATTGCTTTCTGCTTCGGATATTTTTTGTTTGATGTCTTATAGAGAAGGACTCCCTAGATGCATTATGGAAGCCATGGCTGCAGGAAAGCCTGTAGTTGCTACAAATGTAAGAGGCAATAGAGATTTAGTAAAAAATGGCATAAATGGGTTTCTTGTCCCGGTTAATGATGTGAATTCCACTGCTGAAGCTATAAATAAGTTAATTTCCGATGAAAATTTAAGAAAAAAAATGGGAGTAGAGGGAAGAAAAATTATTCAGGATTATTCGATTGAAAATGTATTAAAGGAAATGGATAAAATTTATACAAAATTTATAGATTAA
- a CDS encoding O-antigen ligase family protein, whose protein sequence is MNIISEFYLKKLILLNTFSLAFVFFEPSLFEYTFLIIFLLLIFDKYNFYKFYEMVKKNKNFIIFILLYNLNFLLNLRNSDFRFLLITNFMFLVYIIYTYFSNYLNCKKAILEYFNISALCNAFLALLIYVLLMFSYINNNSLLTFGGRIKLFFKDPNVFASYMLISFFLCIEKSLKYKLKKYFYFTIIIFITIFITFSRATFLSLIFGLIMVFFNSHYKNKKDIIKYYLIFFIIIIFISIATNWGNNYILKCNVGRLIPFLKPNENNTLLQTYDSYGRFYSWRAGLILLKNNYLLGYGPGSYEKLSVDIQKKINTKIITPSAHNTFLRILVENGLILFLVFLFLIYIHIKNSYYRGEINYIIIISLLINMLFIDGLHFRHFWILLALTEKNYSKDIKF, encoded by the coding sequence TGATTATATTTTTGTTACTAATATTTGATAAATATAATTTCTATAAATTTTATGAAATGGTTAAGAAAAATAAAAATTTTATTATATTCATTTTATTATATAATTTAAATTTTTTATTGAACTTAAGAAATTCAGATTTTAGATTTTTATTAATAACTAATTTTATGTTTTTAGTGTATATTATTTATACATATTTTTCTAATTATTTAAATTGCAAAAAGGCAATATTAGAATATTTTAATATAAGCGCTTTATGCAATGCTTTTTTAGCATTATTAATTTATGTATTATTAATGTTTTCTTATATAAATAATAATTCTTTGTTAACATTTGGTGGTAGAATAAAATTGTTTTTTAAAGATCCTAACGTTTTTGCATCATATATGTTAATTAGTTTTTTTCTATGTATAGAAAAAAGTTTAAAATACAAACTAAAAAAGTATTTTTATTTTACAATAATTATTTTTATAACAATTTTTATTACATTTAGCAGAGCTACCTTTTTATCTCTAATTTTTGGATTAATAATGGTATTTTTTAATTCTCATTATAAAAATAAAAAAGATATAATTAAATATTATTTAATATTTTTCATCATTATTATATTCATATCAATAGCTACTAATTGGGGCAATAATTATATTTTAAAATGTAATGTAGGGAGATTAATTCCTTTTTTAAAGCCTAATGAAAATAATACTTTATTACAAACATATGATAGTTATGGAAGATTTTATTCTTGGAGAGCGGGGTTAATATTATTAAAAAATAATTATCTATTAGGATATGGGCCAGGAAGTTATGAAAAACTTTCTGTAGATATACAAAAAAAAATTAACACAAAAATTATTACTCCTTCTGCTCATAATACTTTTTTAAGAATATTGGTAGAAAATGGTTTGATATTATTTTTAGTATTTTTATTTTTAATCTATATTCATATAAAAAATAGTTATTACAGAGGAGAAATAAATTATATTATTATTATTTCTCTTCTTATAAATATGTTATTTATCGATGGCCTCCATTTTCGTCATTTTTGGATTTTGTTGGCTCTGACAGAAAAGAATTATAGTAAAGATATTAAATTTTAA
- a CDS encoding glycosyltransferase family 2 protein: protein MKNYNREPLVTIGIPFYNPGYFIIDAIRSVFAQTYNNWELFLIDDGSTDGIIDIISKIKDPRVHILSDGKNKGLIERLNQIIQISSGEYIARMDADDIMHPERIAKQVAFLESNPNIDVIDTGAIILNKQGLPIGVKGLEEEPFSIVKIFKWGTFLHASIMGKRDWFRNNLYDINYHRAEDRELFIRTLTFSNFAHIPEPLYFYRFEGNVRLKAYLQSYKSERKVLLKYGPKMIGLNYTIYLYARSLLKSFVLVFLSLLNKENLINKNKYQPLCEIIHNNIKEILEKIHNTEIPGINE, encoded by the coding sequence ATGAAAAATTATAATCGTGAGCCTCTTGTAACTATTGGTATTCCATTTTATAATCCAGGTTATTTTATCATAGATGCTATAAGATCTGTTTTTGCTCAAACTTATAACAATTGGGAACTTTTTCTTATTGATGATGGATCTACTGATGGTATAATTGACATTATATCAAAAATTAAAGACCCCCGTGTACATATTTTAAGTGATGGTAAAAATAAAGGACTTATAGAGAGACTTAATCAAATTATTCAAATTAGCTCAGGGGAATATATTGCAAGAATGGATGCAGATGATATTATGCATCCAGAGCGTATAGCTAAACAAGTTGCTTTTTTAGAAAGCAACCCTAATATAGATGTAATAGATACCGGGGCTATAATATTAAATAAACAAGGATTACCTATTGGTGTAAAAGGACTTGAAGAGGAACCTTTTAGTATTGTAAAAATATTCAAATGGGGAACTTTTTTACATGCCTCTATAATGGGAAAAAGAGATTGGTTTCGAAATAATTTATATGATATTAACTATCATAGGGCTGAAGATAGAGAATTATTTATAAGGACTCTTACATTTTCAAATTTTGCGCATATTCCAGAACCTTTATATTTTTATAGATTTGAAGGTAATGTTCGTTTAAAAGCTTATCTGCAAAGTTATAAATCAGAACGGAAAGTATTATTAAAATATGGACCAAAAATGATTGGGTTAAATTACACTATATATTTATATGCAAGATCATTACTAAAGTCTTTTGTTCTAGTATTTCTGAGTTTATTGAATAAAGAAAATTTAATTAATAAAAATAAGTATCAACCTTTATGTGAAATTATACATAATAATATAAAAGAAATTTTAGAGAAAATACATAATACTGAAATTCCAGGAATAAATGAGTAA